In Oncorhynchus kisutch isolate 150728-3 linkage group LG5, Okis_V2, whole genome shotgun sequence, a genomic segment contains:
- the LOC109890844 gene encoding mitochondrial glutamate carrier 1-like yields MTKQQISLPAKLINGGIAGIVGVTCVFPIDLVKTRLQNQRQGQQIYKNMMDCLVKTVRSEGYFGMYRGAAVNLTLVTPEKAIKLAANDFFRQHLSKNEKGLTVFKEMLAGCGAGMCQVVITTPMEMLKIQLQDAGRLAAQQIKPASMSPTKLAATRVLSRSYNAGPSTATSALSATQIARELLRTQGIPGLYKGLWATLMRDVPFSMVYFPLFAHLNQLGQPSRDESAPFYWAFFSGCLAGSTAAVAVNPCDVVKTRLQSLNKGASEESYNGVVDCVSKIMRKEGPSAFLKGAGCRALVIAPLFGIAQVMYFIGIGEFILDLSPFN; encoded by the exons ATGACCAAGCAGCAGATCAG CCTTCCCGCTAAACTGATTAATGGTGGTATTGCTGGCATTGTGGGGGTTACCTGTGTGTTTCCCATCGACCTGGTAAAGACCAGGCTACAGAACCAGAGGCAAGGCCAACAGATCTACAAAAATAT GATGGACTGCCTTGTCAAAACCGTTAGATCAGAAGGATACTTTGGCATGTATAGAG GTGCTGCTGTGAATCTGACCCTGGTCACTCCTGAGAAGGCCATCAAACTAGCCGCAAATGATTTCTTCCGGCAGCATCTTAGCAAAAATGA GAAGGGTTTGACAGTGTTTAAGGAGATGTTGGCAGGTTGTGGTGCGGGCATGTGCCAGGTTGTCATTACTACTCCTATGGAAATGCTCAAGATTCAACTTCAGGATGCAGGAAGGCTAG CGGCTCAGCAGATAAAGCCAGCCTCGATGTCACCCACTAAGCTGGCTGCCACCAGGGTGCTGAGCAGGTCTTACAACGCGGGGCCCAGCACTGCAACCAGTGCGCTGTCTGCTACCCAAATCGCCCGGGAACTTCTCCGCACTCAAGGCATCCCAGGCCTCTACAAAGGCCTCTGGGCCACCCTCATGAG AGATGTCCCTTTCTCCATGGTCTACTTCCCACTATTCGCCCACCTCAACCAGCTGGGCCAGCCCTCTCGAGATGAATCAGCACCCTTCTACTGGGCTTTCttctctggctgtctggctggctctACCGCAGCTGTGGCAGTCAATCCTTGTGATG TTGTGAAAACGAGATTGCAATCTCTAAACAAAGGTGCCAGTGAGGAGAGCTACAACGGTGTGGTTGACTGTGTCAG TAAGATCATGCGTAAGGAGGGTCCCTCTGCCTTCCTGAAGGGAGCAGGCTGCAGGGCACTGGTCATCGCTCCTCTCTTCGGCATCGCACAGGTCATGTACTTTATTGGCATCGGAGAGTTCATCCTGGACCTGTCCCCTTTCAACTAA